Within the Gammaproteobacteria bacterium genome, the region GGCTGTCGAACAACCGGGCGGCGGCGTCCACTCCCGCCAGTTTCTGGATTTCCCGTATTCCCGTGGGGCTGGTGATGTTCACTTCGGTCAGGTAATCGCCGATGATGTCCAGTCCGGCGAACGCCACTCCGCGAACCGCCAGCTCGGCGCCGACGCGCTCGCAGATCTGCAGGTCCCGGGGCGTCAGATCGCAAACTTCCGCCCGCGCGCCGGCCATCAGGTTGCCGCGATTGTCATCGGTCCGGGGCACCCGGTTCAGCGCCGGGTTCATCGGGCGCCCGTCGATCAGCAGCACCCGCCGATCGCCCTCAACGATTTCGGGCAGGTGCCGCTGCGCCATCGCGTATCGGGTCTCGCCGACGGTAATGGTCTCGAGAATGACCGCCAGGTTCTTGTCCGCTTCGTCGAGGGCAAAAATGGCATGGCCTCCCATCATGTCCAGCGGCTTGACGACGATGCGGCCGTGCTCGGAAAGGAAGTCACGGATCCGGTCCATCGACCGGGTAACGATCGTGGGCGGGGTGAATTCGGGGAACCAGGCGATGAAAACCTTCTCGTTTACGTCCCGCAGAGCCTGGGGATCGTTCACCACCAACGCGCCCTCGTCCTTGGCCCGCTGCAGCACGTAAGTGGCGAAAATGTACTCGGCGTTGAACGGGGGGTCCTTGCGCATGAAGAGCAAGTCCAGTTCTCCGAGCGGCATGTCCTGCGCGGAGCCCAGCCGGAACCAATCGGCGTCGTCATCGGTGACTTCAAGCGGCGCGCCCTGTCCGAAGGCGCGGCCGTCGCGGATATCGATATCGTTGAGAGTGAAGTGATGGAGCGCAATGCCACGCCGCTGCGCCTCGCGGAGCAGCGCCAGAGTGCTATCCTTTTGCGGCGCGATGGTGCCGATCGGATCCATCACCACGCCGAGAGTTCGGGATTTCATCGTCAGGGATCATGAAATGACGCTAGCGGGGCACATTTTAAGTCGGTGCAAGCAAGAGAAGTGCTCCGTCTGAATCCGAACACCGGCCTGATGGACGGCGCGCGGCACTCGCTTTGCCCGCACCGCGACGCCCGGCCGCCGGGTTCCGATGTCAGTCTGCTGGTACTGCATGCCATTTCGCTGCCGCCCGGCGAGTTCGGCGGCGGCGAGATCGAGGATCTGTTCTTTGGAAGGCTCGACCCGTCGGCCCACCCCTACTTCCGCAGGCTGGCGGACCTGCGCGTATCGGCGCATTTCCTGGTGCGCCGCGACGGCGAACTGGTGCAGTTCGTGAGCGTGCTGGAGCGCGCCTGGCACGCCGGCGAGTCCGAGTTCCGGGGCCGCGCCGCCTGCAACGACTATTCCGTCGGAATGGAATTGGAGGGGGATGCGGCCACACCGTTTACCGATAGGCAATACAATCAGACCTGTGCCGCCATTACGGCCCTGCGGGACGGCCTGCCGTCCCTGCGGAGCGCCCCGGTCGTGGGACACAGCGATATTGCCCCCGGGCGCAAATGGGACCCGGGACAGACCTTCGACTGGGCAAGGCTGGCGGCGGGACTGGCCCGGGCTGGAGAGCGCGACAAATGAAACTATTGGCCCTGCTTATTGGCATATACGCTGAACGCTACCTGGCGCGATGGTCGCATTTGCGCGAGTTCCGCGGACTGGAGGAGCAGGCGAATCAACTGGCCCAGCGCCTGTTGCGTCTGGACAAGCGCGCCGCGCCGTACATCGTCGCGGGTTTGACGCTCGCATGCGCCGTCCCGGTCGGGATCATCGCCTGGCTGCTGCGAGACGACTGGGTGATCGCCTGGTTCGTGTTCGCGGTTATCGTCCTGTTGTTCTCCTTCGGGCCGCGCGACCTGAAGGCCGAGGCCCTGGCCTTTCACGAAAAGGCCGACGCCGGCGATGAAGACGGCGCCAGGGCCCAGGCGGAAGTCATTCTCGGCGGGAGCGCACCGGACAAGCCGAAGGACCAGGCCGCGGCAGTGGAAGAAGCAACCTATCGGGAAGCGAACAATCGCATTTTCGGCGTGATTTTCTGGTTCCTGGTGGCGGGGCCGCTGGGTCCGGCGTTCGCTTTCGGCTTCCGCGCACTGAACAGCCTGCGCCGTTTCACCGCTACCCTGCCCGGCGGCGAGGAGCTGCATCGAGCCGCGGTCAAGCTACACGGCGTGGTGGCATGGGTTCCGGCTCGCATTACTTCCGCGAGCTTCGCCCTGGCCGGCAATTTCGACGACGCGGTCAACGCCTGGCGCGGGATCACCGCTGACCGGCAGCCCAACCTGTTCGAAGGTTCCGGCGCCGTGCTGAGCGTGGTCGGCGCGCAGGCGCTCGGCGATCGCCCGGACCGGGTGCGCGGCGCCGTAGTGCTGGTCGAGCGCAGCCTGCACTGGGTGTGGGGCCCAATCGTGGCCGTGGCCGTCATACTCGGTCTGGTCTATTAGGAGGCCGGCCCGCCCTCAGCGAAAGGAGGGACGCCGCGAGGGTCATGCCCTCGCTCGCAGGTCATTCAGGGCTGAAGGCGCTCGGCGCGCCAAGCGCCGGCCTGAAACCGGCCGTCGCCGGCCGGATCAAGATCGCGCGACCAGGAGATGCGGTCGTGCAGGCGCGCGTCGCCTTGCATCCACAGTTCCACCGTGCGCGCCCACAGCCGGTAGCCGCCCCAATGCGGCGGACGGCTCACGGCGCCTGTCGGGGCGCTGTTGCTCCAGTCGCGGCCGTCGCCGCCGAACCGGGACGCCGCCGCGTTCATCCGCGCCTCAAGGTCATCCCGCGAGGAGACCGGCTTGCTCTGATCGCTGGCCCAGGCGGCGAGTTGGCTTTCCCAGCCGCGGGTGGCGAAATACCCGTCGCTTTCCAAGGCCGGCGACATGACCACCGGACCGCGAACGCGGGCCTGCAGGCCGAGCCGGTCCCAGTGAAAAAGGGCTGACGCCTCGGGACAGGCCGCAAGCTGGCCGCCCTTGGCGGACAGGTAGTTGGTGTAGAACACCAGGTATCCCTTCCCGTCATCGTAGTGCTTGAGCAGCACGACCCGGGCATCGGCGCGACCGCGCGAATCGGTAGTCGAGAGCACGAACGAATGCGGATTGGGACGGTCGGTCAGCCCGGCTGCGGTATCCAGCCACTCCCGGAGCAAAGGCAGTGGATCGGCCGGCGGCGCCCCGCTGAGGTCAGCCACCGGCACTGGCGTCACCGGTCCGCAGGGCGGCGGCATGATGGCGGATGTGGCCCTCGATGAAGGTGCTGACGAAGAAGTAGCCGTGATCGTAGCCGCCGCGCAGATGGAAACTTACGCGCTGGCCGGACTCGCGGCAGGCCGCGAGAAACTGCTCGACCATCAGTTCGTCCTCGCGAAAGGGGTCGGCGCTGCCCAGATCGATGCGGATCTCCAGGTCCAGCGGCGCCTTTCGCACCAGTGCGCTGGCGTCGTATTCCCGCCATGCGGGACTTTCGTCCCCCAGGTAGGCGGAGAAGGCCGCCCGCCCCCAGGGCGAAGACGAGGGATTGGAAATCGGCGCCAGGGCGGAAACCGACCGATAGCGGCCCGGGTTGCGCAGTGCGATCACCAGCGCGCCGTGCCCGCCCATCGAATGTCCGCATATTCCGCGCCGGGCCGGGTCGATCGGAAAGGAGGACTCGACGAACTGCGGCAGCTCCCGGCTCACGTAGTCGTACATCCGGTAGTGTGCGGACCAGGGCGCCCGGGTCGCATCGACGTAGAAACCGGCGCCGGAGCCCAGGAAGTCCTCGTCGTCTTCACCGGGAATGCCCGTGTTACGGGGGCTGGTGTCGGGCGCGACCAGCGCCAGACCGGCTTCGGCGGCGAACCGCTGGGCGCCGGCCTTGACGGTGAAGTTCTCCTCGGTGCAGGTCAGTCCGGACAGGAAATAAAGCGCCGGCGCCTTGCCGCCTTCCGCCAGACCCGGCGGCAGGAACAGAGCGAAACGCATCGGACAGCCGCAGGCTTCCGACGGATGTTCGACCGTAAGCTGCCGGCCTTCGTGGCACCGGCTTTCCGCCACGATTCTCACGGGAGGGCGTTCAGAAATAGACCACCGAACGGATGCTTTCGCCCTCGTGCATGAGGTGGAAGGCGTCGTTGATCTCGTCCAGTTGCATCGTGTGCGTGATCATTCGGTCCACTTCGATTTCCCCGTCCATGTACTGGTCCACCATCCCCGGGAGATCGCTGCGGCCGCGCACTCCGCCGAATGCCGTGCCCCGCCAAACGCGTCCGGTTACGAGCTGGAACGGTCGCGTGGCGATCTCCTGCCCTGCGCCGGCCACGCCGATGATCGTGCTCTCGCCCCAGCCCTTGTGGCAGCACTCGAGCGCGGCCCGCATCAGTTCCACGTTGCCCACGCACTCGAACGAGTAATCGACGCCGCCGTCGGTCAGATCCACGATCACATCCTGTATCGGCGCATCGTGGTCCTTCGGGTTCACAAAGTCGGTGGCGCCCAACTGGCCGGCCATCTCGAACTTGGACGGATTGATGTCGATGCCGATGATGCGTTCGGCGCCGGCCATGACTGCCCCCTGTATGACGCTCAGGCCGATGCCGCCCAGGCCGAAAACCGCAACCGTCGATCCGGCGCGCACCTTGGCCGTATTGAGTACCGCGCCGATGCCGGTCGTGATGCCGCAACCCAACAGGCAGATCTTGTCCAGCGGCGCGGCCGGACTGACCTTCGCAAGGGCGATCTCCGGCAGGACCGTGTACTCAGAAAACGTGGACGTGCCCATGTAATGCAGGACGGTCTTGCCCCCTGCCGAAAACCGGCTGCTGCCGTCCGGCATCAGCCCCTGGCCCTGGGTAACTCGAATGGCCTGGCAGAGATTGGTCAGGCCGGACTCGCAAAAATTGCATGCCCCGCATTCCGGCGTGTACAGCGGGATGACGTGGTCGCCGGGCTTGACGCTGGTTACGCCGGCGCCGACCTCCTCCACTACCCCGCCACCCTCATGGCCGAGTATGGCGGGGAAAGCGCCCTCCGGATCGTCGCCGGACAAGGTGTAGGCGTCGGTGTGGCAGACGCCGGTCGCCACGATGCGCACCAGCGCCTCGCCCTCGCGCGGTCCTTCAACATCCACGGTCTCGATCTGCAGCGGCTCTCCCGCTGCCCAGGCTACGGCTGCGCGTGCTTTCATTGTCCTGTCCCCTTGAAACTTGCGATTGCACGGAATTGTAAAGTGCAACCGGAACGAGAAAGTCAGGCCACGCGGTCGGGCGGCTCCTCGCCGGCAAAGAAACGGTCCAGGTTCTCCTTTACCCGCATTCCCATGGCCTCGCGGGTCTCCCGCGTCGCGCTGCCCAGGTGCGGAAGCAGCACGACCCGGCCGATTTCCCTGAGTTCCGCCGGCACCTCCGGTTCGCGGGCATAGACATCCAGCCCGGCGGCCGCCAGCCGTCCCGATCGCAGCGCCCCGGCCAGCGCACGCTCGTCCACCAATGCGCCCCGGGCGGTGTTGATGAGTATCGCGCCCGGGCGCATTTGCGTGAATTGCGGTTCGCCGATCATTCCTTCCGTCTTCGGCGTCACGGGGCAGTGCAGCGACACAAAGTCGCTGGTCTCAAGCAGATCGTCCAGGCCGGCACAGACCTCAACGCCCAGTTCGCGCGCTTCCCCGTCCGTCGGAGGCCGGGGGCCAAGGACGCGAACGCGCATCCCGAAACCCGACCCCGCGCGCCTGGCCACGGCTCTTCCGATCCGGCCGAAGCCCACAAGTCCCAGCGTCTTGCCGCTGACCCGCACACCCGGAATATGCGTCGGCCGCCAACCGGCCCAGTCGCCGGCCCGCAGCATGCGGTCGCCACTCACGACGCCCCGCGCCGTGGCCAATATCAGCGCCATCGTCAGGTCGGCCGTGCAATCGGTAAGGACATCCGGCGTGTTCGTGACCACAATGCCCGAACGGCGCGCCGCATCCAGGTCGATGTGTTCGAACCCGACGCCGAAGTTGGCCAGAATCCGGGTGCGCGGCGACGGCACGCGCAACACTCCGGCATCCAGGCGGTCCGTTACCGTGGGACAGAAACCGTCGGCGCGCCGCAGGGCCTGGCGCATGGCCGCCGCGCTCATCGGATGGTCCTGGTCATTGCGCCAGACCTCGTAGTCCTCCTCAAGGAGCGACCCGATGCGCTTCGGCCAGCGCCGGCTGAGGACGATCCTGGCCCTGGTTGTCACCCCGGTCTACTCGCGCGCGGCCAGGTAGCGGCGGCCGCTTTCCATCAGCCGCACAAACTCCGACTCGTCGCCGTCGCCGACGATACGGGAGAGTTTCCCGACGGTGGACATCAGCTCGCCCAAGACTTCCGCGCCATGCGGATTCAGCTGCTGGATCTCGAAGTACAGGTGGGGGTTGTCGGCGGCCACGGCGCGGGCAACGTCGAGCTGGGCGTCGAAGGTGGTGCTCGACATGCGCGCCAGCACCGGCGCCTGCTCGCCGCTTTCCTCCAGCGCGTGGATGAACGCCAGGTTGATCGCATGGGAGACTCCCAGCACCCAGGCGATCAGCCTGTCGTGCTGGTCCAGCGGCACCGCCAGGATTTCGGCCATCGTGCCGTCGAACACCTCCGCAGCGGCCCGGGCCGCCTCCGGCGCACCGACGTCCATCAGCAATATGTGACAGCCGGACAGCAGGTCGGTATCGGGTCCGAACATGGGATGGATGGAGGCCACCTGCATTCCGTCGGCGGCCATGCGGGTCAATTCGTCCTTCACCGGGGCCTTGATCGAAGCAATGTCGAAGATCAGTCCGGCATGCCGGGCCCGGTGCATTTCCCTGAGAATGCCGGCGCTGACCGCTACCGGCGCGGCGACCACCGTAAGTTCGAATTCGCCCGAGGCTTCGCGCCAATTCTCCACGTGAGGCAGTTTCCTTGGCGGGGTTTGCGGATCGGCAACGGTGACGGCGTAGCCCTGGGATCCAAGGAACTCGCAGAACCAGCGGCCCATCTGGCCGCCGCCGCCCACCACCAGCGCCCGATGGCCCTCTCCCTGACCACGGGCCTGCAGCCGCACCCGTTCCTGGCGCGACAACGACGCATTGATCAGCAAGCGCACGATGTTCTCGGCCAGGTCGCCGGGCAGGCCTGCCTTTTCCGCCTGATCGCGGGCCCGGCCGACCACGCGCACCTCCTGGGCGAAATCGCGCGAGGGAACGCCGGCATCGTGCTTGACCTTGCCGACCTGCGCGGAAATTTCCTGGCGCTCGGCGAGCAACGCGATGATTTCGCGGTCGATGGCGCCCAGTTGTTTTCTCAGGTCTTCGAGGTTCGGCATGGGGATACCGGGTTACGGCGAACGGCGAATTGTACGGGCGCACGCACGCCCGGGACCGGCTCCCCCGCCGGGGACGATTATTCGGATACCAGCTCTTCGGCCAGGTTCAGAGCTGCAGCGACAGAACCGAAGGGGATGAGCTTGAAGTTCTGTTTCTCTTCCGGGAGGCGATTGAAACCGTCCTGAACGACCAGCACGCCTTGCTCGAATCCCGGCCCCAGGTTGACGGCGGTAACCGCCAGGCCGTCGGTTTCCTCGGCGCCGTCGATCCCGGAGGCCGGATCGTCGGCCACGCGCACGGAGCCGAGATACCGATCGCCGTCATTGAGATCGTATAAGGCAAACGTGTAGTCGCCCTGGCTGGAAGCAACCAGAATCGCACGCCCCTGCGGGGTTCGATAGATGTCCAGCCCCTCCACGTCCGCGGCGAGGCGATCCGAGTTCACCGAGTCAAGGAGCGTTTTCTCGCCGGATCCCCCGGCGCCCGCCGGCATCTTCCAGATGCCATGCTCTTCCTCGCCGATGTAGGCGATCCCCGTACGGTCGTCCACGACACAACCCTCGGGCTTGGTGGGAAGTGAGAACCGGTCGATGCGTTGCGGCTTCAGCTCGCCCCCTTCGTTCAGACGCCAGATCTCGTATTCTCCGTCGCTGCCGTTCACGTAGGCGTAGGCGATGCCGGCGGCATCCAGGTGCATGCAGATGCCATACGGATCATCAATTTCGAGCGCCTGCGCCAGCGCCAGTTCCACCTGCCCGTTCGCGGAAATGGTGAAGATGTCCATCGCGCGTTCGGTGCGGTTGGTGGCGACCGCCAGAGTCGCCGGACCGCCGGCCATCGCCACGCCCTGACGCAAATCCACGTTGTTCACGCGCCCGCGTGGCAGGAACTGCACTTCTTGTCCGGAAAGATCGTAGACCGACAGGCCGCGGCGCTTGTCGGTCCCCAGAATAAGGCTCCGCGAAGCGTCGGCCGGATGTATCCAGATCGCCGGATCGTCGGCAGCGTCGCCCTCGCCCCGCACCGGTTGCGTCTCCACAACGGGATAAACGGCGGGAAGATCGGTGCGTGTCGCTACCTCCGCCTCCTCCGAGCACCCGCCCATCATGCCGCCGGCCAATAACGCGGCCAACCCCGCCGCCATCAGAACGCGGCGCTTGCTCACTGCCGGCCGCATCAGAAGCTGCGGTAGGAGATCCCGAACACGTACGAGCGTCCGATTTCGTCGTACTGGCCGTTGAAGCGCGAACGGCCGTAGTAGCGATAGTTGGGCTCCTCGCCCAGGTTCATGGCGTTGAAATAAAGCTGCAGCTGTTCGTTCACGTCGTACTTGACGGTAAGGTCGATCTGGTGATGGCCGTCCTCGTACAGGTCATTGCTCTGGTCCGCCAGGTTGATCTCGGCAATGCGATTGCCGATGAACGCCGAGGACAGCCTGACGCTCCAGCCGTAGTTC harbors:
- the gshB gene encoding glutathione synthase, with amino-acid sequence MKSRTLGVVMDPIGTIAPQKDSTLALLREAQRRGIALHHFTLNDIDIRDGRAFGQGAPLEVTDDDADWFRLGSAQDMPLGELDLLFMRKDPPFNAEYIFATYVLQRAKDEGALVVNDPQALRDVNEKVFIAWFPEFTPPTIVTRSMDRIRDFLSEHGRIVVKPLDMMGGHAIFALDEADKNLAVILETITVGETRYAMAQRHLPEIVEGDRRVLLIDGRPMNPALNRVPRTDDNRGNLMAGARAEVCDLTPRDLQICERVGAELAVRGVAFAGLDIIGDYLTEVNITSPTGIREIQKLAGVDAAARLFDSLLERLGRTAP
- the ampD gene encoding 1,6-anhydro-N-acetylmuramyl-L-alanine amidase AmpD, whose protein sequence is MDGARHSLCPHRDARPPGSDVSLLVLHAISLPPGEFGGGEIEDLFFGRLDPSAHPYFRRLADLRVSAHFLVRRDGELVQFVSVLERAWHAGESEFRGRAACNDYSVGMELEGDAATPFTDRQYNQTCAAITALRDGLPSLRSAPVVGHSDIAPGRKWDPGQTFDWARLAAGLARAGERDK
- the pdxH gene encoding pyridoxamine 5'-phosphate oxidase gives rise to the protein MPPPCGPVTPVPVADLSGAPPADPLPLLREWLDTAAGLTDRPNPHSFVLSTTDSRGRADARVVLLKHYDDGKGYLVFYTNYLSAKGGQLAACPEASALFHWDRLGLQARVRGPVVMSPALESDGYFATRGWESQLAAWASDQSKPVSSRDDLEARMNAAASRFGGDGRDWSNSAPTGAVSRPPHWGGYRLWARTVELWMQGDARLHDRISWSRDLDPAGDGRFQAGAWRAERLQP
- the fghA gene encoding S-formylglutathione hydrolase; its protein translation is MSERPPVRIVAESRCHEGRQLTVEHPSEACGCPMRFALFLPPGLAEGGKAPALYFLSGLTCTEENFTVKAGAQRFAAEAGLALVAPDTSPRNTGIPGEDDEDFLGSGAGFYVDATRAPWSAHYRMYDYVSRELPQFVESSFPIDPARRGICGHSMGGHGALVIALRNPGRYRSVSALAPISNPSSSPWGRAAFSAYLGDESPAWREYDASALVRKAPLDLEIRIDLGSADPFREDELMVEQFLAACRESGQRVSFHLRGGYDHGYFFVSTFIEGHIRHHAAALRTGDASAGG
- a CDS encoding S-(hydroxymethyl)glutathione dehydrogenase/class III alcohol dehydrogenase, with translation MKARAAVAWAAGEPLQIETVDVEGPREGEALVRIVATGVCHTDAYTLSGDDPEGAFPAILGHEGGGVVEEVGAGVTSVKPGDHVIPLYTPECGACNFCESGLTNLCQAIRVTQGQGLMPDGSSRFSAGGKTVLHYMGTSTFSEYTVLPEIALAKVSPAAPLDKICLLGCGITTGIGAVLNTAKVRAGSTVAVFGLGGIGLSVIQGAVMAGAERIIGIDINPSKFEMAGQLGATDFVNPKDHDAPIQDVIVDLTDGGVDYSFECVGNVELMRAALECCHKGWGESTIIGVAGAGQEIATRPFQLVTGRVWRGTAFGGVRGRSDLPGMVDQYMDGEIEVDRMITHTMQLDEINDAFHLMHEGESIRSVVYF
- a CDS encoding D-glycerate dehydrogenase → MTTRARIVLSRRWPKRIGSLLEEDYEVWRNDQDHPMSAAAMRQALRRADGFCPTVTDRLDAGVLRVPSPRTRILANFGVGFEHIDLDAARRSGIVVTNTPDVLTDCTADLTMALILATARGVVSGDRMLRAGDWAGWRPTHIPGVRVSGKTLGLVGFGRIGRAVARRAGSGFGMRVRVLGPRPPTDGEARELGVEVCAGLDDLLETSDFVSLHCPVTPKTEGMIGEPQFTQMRPGAILINTARGALVDERALAGALRSGRLAAAGLDVYAREPEVPAELREIGRVVLLPHLGSATRETREAMGMRVKENLDRFFAGEEPPDRVA
- a CDS encoding prephenate dehydrogenase/arogenate dehydrogenase family protein, with the protein product MPNLEDLRKQLGAIDREIIALLAERQEISAQVGKVKHDAGVPSRDFAQEVRVVGRARDQAEKAGLPGDLAENIVRLLINASLSRQERVRLQARGQGEGHRALVVGGGGQMGRWFCEFLGSQGYAVTVADPQTPPRKLPHVENWREASGEFELTVVAAPVAVSAGILREMHRARHAGLIFDIASIKAPVKDELTRMAADGMQVASIHPMFGPDTDLLSGCHILLMDVGAPEAARAAAEVFDGTMAEILAVPLDQHDRLIAWVLGVSHAINLAFIHALEESGEQAPVLARMSSTTFDAQLDVARAVAADNPHLYFEIQQLNPHGAEVLGELMSTVGKLSRIVGDGDESEFVRLMESGRRYLAARE
- a CDS encoding phytase, coding for MRPAVSKRRVLMAAGLAALLAGGMMGGCSEEAEVATRTDLPAVYPVVETQPVRGEGDAADDPAIWIHPADASRSLILGTDKRRGLSVYDLSGQEVQFLPRGRVNNVDLRQGVAMAGGPATLAVATNRTERAMDIFTISANGQVELALAQALEIDDPYGICMHLDAAGIAYAYVNGSDGEYEIWRLNEGGELKPQRIDRFSLPTKPEGCVVDDRTGIAYIGEEEHGIWKMPAGAGGSGEKTLLDSVNSDRLAADVEGLDIYRTPQGRAILVASSQGDYTFALYDLNDGDRYLGSVRVADDPASGIDGAEETDGLAVTAVNLGPGFEQGVLVVQDGFNRLPEEKQNFKLIPFGSVAAALNLAEELVSE